Proteins from one Planctomyces sp. SH-PL62 genomic window:
- a CDS encoding DNA-methyltransferase yields MRKPVITPSGSDGEAPTFGARNSSESAPVGFELDRLYPGDCLDLLPRIETGSIDLIFADPPFNIGYDYDVYDDERDTDAYLDWTRRWGREVVRALKPDGTFWLAIGDEYAAEMKWIFHRELGLTMRSWVVWYYTFGVHCRRKFARSHAHLFYFLKDPKRFTFNDEDVRVPSARQLVYADARANPKGRLPDDTWILRPQDMTTGFDPMEDTWYIPRVCGTFKERAGWHGCQMPEQLLGRVVRACSNPGETVLDPFAGSGTTLTVAKKLHRRFLGFELSNDYAAAVEKRLEAARPGQPLEGGAEPLAGGRKTPAEPPKRRKRATAAKQAEA; encoded by the coding sequence ATGCGGAAACCGGTTATCACGCCCTCCGGAAGCGACGGGGAGGCGCCGACCTTCGGCGCGCGGAATTCCAGCGAATCCGCCCCGGTCGGCTTCGAACTCGACCGTTTGTACCCGGGCGACTGCCTGGACCTGTTGCCCCGAATCGAGACGGGCTCGATCGACCTGATTTTCGCCGACCCCCCCTTCAACATCGGCTATGATTACGATGTCTACGACGACGAACGCGACACCGACGCCTACCTCGACTGGACGAGGCGCTGGGGCCGTGAAGTCGTTCGTGCGCTCAAGCCCGACGGGACGTTCTGGCTCGCGATCGGCGACGAATACGCCGCCGAAATGAAGTGGATCTTCCACCGCGAGCTGGGCCTGACCATGCGGAGCTGGGTGGTTTGGTACTATACGTTTGGGGTCCACTGCCGACGGAAATTCGCCCGCAGCCACGCCCACTTGTTTTACTTCTTGAAGGACCCCAAACGTTTCACCTTCAACGACGAGGACGTCCGCGTCCCGTCGGCCCGCCAACTCGTCTACGCCGACGCCCGCGCCAACCCCAAGGGACGGCTCCCCGACGACACCTGGATCCTCCGCCCCCAGGACATGACCACCGGCTTCGACCCGATGGAGGATACCTGGTACATCCCCCGCGTCTGCGGCACGTTCAAGGAACGCGCCGGGTGGCACGGCTGCCAGATGCCCGAACAACTCCTGGGCCGAGTCGTCCGCGCCTGCTCCAACCCGGGCGAGACGGTCCTCGACCCCTTCGCCGGCAGCGGCACGACCCTGACCGTCGCCAAGAAGCTCCACCGCCGCTTCCTCGGCTTCGAACTCTCCAACGACTACGCCGCGGCCGTCGAGAAGCGACTCGAAGCCGCCCGCCCCGGCCAGCCCCTCGAAGGGGGAGCCGAGCCCCTCGCCGGCGGTCGCAAGACCCCCGCCGAGCCCCCCAAACGCCGCAAGCGCGCGACCGCCGCCAAACAGGCCGAGGCGTGA
- a CDS encoding phasin family protein codes for MIDLIKQTLLTGVGLAVLTKDKVEELGRGLVDQAKLSENEGRDFLDNLMKQSETARDEFEARVNGLVKKAVEGLNLVHKDELASLQARVAELETELQKHERSAAHDA; via the coding sequence ATGATCGACCTCATCAAGCAGACGCTGCTGACCGGCGTGGGCCTCGCCGTGCTGACCAAGGACAAGGTGGAGGAGCTCGGCCGCGGCCTGGTGGACCAGGCCAAGCTCTCCGAGAACGAGGGCCGCGACTTCCTCGACAACCTCATGAAGCAGTCCGAGACCGCCCGCGACGAGTTCGAAGCTCGCGTCAACGGCCTGGTCAAGAAGGCCGTCGAGGGCCTCAACCTCGTCCACAAGGACGAACTGGCCTCGCTCCAGGCGCGGGTCGCCGAGCTGGAGACCGAACTCCAGAAGCACGAACGCTCGGCCGCCCACGACGCCTGA
- a CDS encoding inner membrane protein YpjD: MDRLQILCFAGTYGLALAVELARVFVRSRFRWHLGVGLTFLGWIVQTLYLANLAWTRQTLPVTSAFESVMVLSWVVALISLYLMLQWSRNVAVGFFTLPLVLGLILGAAWFVPRSPEGREWDGATAFWGTVHGTFLLAGAVCASLAFATGLMYLAQMRRLKSKQTRRYGFSLPSLEQSERVNRGAVVAAFPLLTAGLLIGVLLSVVELRKGGVGASLGVPWYDPKVLSAFGMWLVFAGLLHARFRPSMRGRTVMMLTIAAFAFLVFTWVGVEALRLPTAHGASRTIGRLP; encoded by the coding sequence ATGGATCGGCTGCAGATCCTGTGTTTCGCCGGGACTTACGGGCTTGCGCTGGCGGTCGAGCTGGCCCGGGTCTTCGTGCGCAGCCGGTTCCGGTGGCACCTGGGGGTCGGCCTGACCTTCCTGGGATGGATCGTGCAGACGCTCTACCTGGCCAACCTCGCCTGGACGCGCCAGACCCTGCCGGTGACCTCGGCGTTCGAGTCGGTGATGGTGCTGTCGTGGGTCGTGGCCCTGATCAGCCTCTACCTGATGCTCCAGTGGTCCCGCAACGTGGCCGTCGGCTTCTTCACGCTCCCCCTGGTCCTGGGCCTGATCCTGGGGGCCGCGTGGTTCGTCCCCCGGTCGCCGGAAGGGCGGGAATGGGACGGGGCCACGGCCTTCTGGGGGACCGTCCACGGGACGTTCCTGCTGGCGGGGGCCGTCTGCGCGTCGCTGGCGTTCGCGACCGGGCTGATGTACCTGGCCCAGATGCGCCGGCTCAAGTCGAAGCAGACGCGGCGGTACGGGTTCTCGCTGCCGAGCCTGGAGCAGTCCGAACGGGTCAACCGAGGGGCGGTGGTCGCGGCCTTCCCGCTCCTGACGGCGGGGCTCCTGATCGGGGTCTTGCTCAGCGTGGTGGAACTCCGGAAGGGGGGCGTCGGGGCCTCCCTGGGGGTCCCCTGGTACGACCCCAAGGTCCTCAGCGCCTTCGGGATGTGGCTGGTGTTCGCGGGCCTCTTGCACGCCCGGTTCCGGCCGTCGATGCGGGGGCGGACGGTGATGATGTTGACGATCGCGGCGTTCGCCTTCCTGGTCTTCACCTGGGTCGGGGTCGAGGCCCTGCGGCTCCCCACGGCCCACGGCGCGTCGCGGACGATCGGGAGGTTGCCGTGA
- a CDS encoding DUF4297 domain-containing protein, with the protein MSVKDCLVNRPREASGAMAANRFDFQRDWALCHLFELQEGGKDYVLVMEHHDDVVVLDSPVDPKAVDCYQIKTADSHWSLTALLRPKKLKKAKGKSILGKMYENCLVFKASVRSVNLVSNYPYRMDLKCGTKSDTKDTICLNELADEEADGVIDKIMNEHGLTAPPVFLDLAKLVVTALSVHDHADHAKGKLVAFLERERPGISIAVGPLYNTLYDELRRKANYEKQGLDYDGVLKHKAISRAQFTGLISKLREEKKFEREWPAIDAKLASEDVGFRELIQIRDACRLFEMERMQDWNVVLAQTRQAVQAAADDACAAKLSATLDHCVARVRALRIKGSEIYGNPYLKAIALFHLYAY; encoded by the coding sequence ATGAGTGTCAAAGACTGCCTCGTCAACCGCCCGCGCGAAGCCAGCGGCGCAATGGCGGCCAACCGCTTCGACTTCCAGCGGGATTGGGCGCTCTGCCACCTGTTCGAGTTGCAGGAAGGCGGCAAGGACTACGTGCTCGTGATGGAGCACCACGACGACGTGGTGGTCCTGGATTCGCCCGTCGACCCGAAGGCGGTCGATTGCTACCAGATCAAGACGGCGGATTCGCACTGGAGCCTGACCGCCCTGCTCAGGCCGAAGAAGCTGAAGAAGGCTAAGGGCAAGTCCATCCTCGGCAAGATGTACGAGAACTGCCTGGTCTTCAAGGCGAGCGTCCGGTCGGTCAACCTGGTCAGCAACTACCCCTACCGGATGGACCTGAAGTGCGGGACCAAGTCCGACACGAAGGACACGATCTGCCTGAACGAGTTGGCCGACGAAGAGGCGGACGGCGTGATCGACAAGATCATGAACGAGCACGGTCTGACCGCCCCGCCGGTCTTCCTTGACCTGGCCAAGCTCGTCGTCACCGCGCTCAGCGTCCACGACCACGCGGACCACGCGAAGGGCAAATTGGTGGCGTTCCTCGAGCGGGAGCGGCCTGGGATTTCCATCGCGGTCGGTCCGCTCTATAACACGCTCTACGACGAGCTCAGGCGGAAGGCGAACTACGAGAAGCAGGGGCTGGATTACGACGGGGTCCTCAAGCACAAGGCGATCTCGCGGGCGCAGTTCACGGGTTTGATCTCGAAACTCCGGGAGGAGAAGAAGTTCGAGCGCGAGTGGCCAGCCATCGACGCGAAGCTGGCCTCGGAAGACGTGGGGTTTCGGGAGCTGATCCAGATCCGCGACGCCTGCCGCCTCTTCGAGATGGAGCGGATGCAGGACTGGAACGTCGTGCTTGCCCAGACCCGCCAGGCCGTCCAGGCTGCCGCCGACGACGCCTGCGCCGCGAAGCTTTCCGCAACGCTGGACCATTGCGTCGCGCGGGTGCGGGCCCTGAGAATCAAGGGGTCGGAAATCTACGGCAACCCCTACCTGAAGGCCATCGCCCTCTTCCACCTATATGCTTATTAA
- the hemA gene encoding glutamyl-tRNA reductase, with product MRLLALGVDHRSAPATVREALAFGDDRLDAALRSLQDAFPGSEFVVLSTCNRVEIYAAGPADAIPDVDALSGFFADFHGLHPDQFAGHLVGYHDEAAVGHLFRVAASLESLVLGEGQILGQVREAYRSAVDRKAAGPVFHAVFQNALRVGKLVREKTGMDQGKLSVASVAVDLAREVFDTFTDKTVLVIGAGKMGDLTLQHLKKLEPGRILIVNRNAERAEAAAERWRGRAVPFDSLGQALVDADLVISTTAAAEPIMTLDQYVRVQRARRNRLSLILDIAIPRDFDPRIGDLDQVTLYNVDDLRAQAEQNLSRRRRGVDPALQIIERETAACYAAIRRQQDAGVLLRQLGDRADQIRRRELDHLFGNMPQLSDADREAIAHMAARLQNQFLHHPRAAVRTAAAEAASAPESPHPILTAVRHLFGLTDSQPQASLKKIT from the coding sequence GTGAGGCTGCTGGCCCTCGGGGTCGACCATCGATCCGCCCCCGCGACGGTCCGCGAGGCCCTGGCCTTCGGCGACGACCGCCTGGACGCCGCCCTGCGCTCGCTTCAAGACGCCTTCCCGGGGAGCGAGTTCGTCGTCCTCTCGACCTGCAACCGGGTCGAGATCTACGCCGCCGGCCCGGCCGACGCCATCCCCGACGTCGACGCCCTCTCGGGGTTCTTCGCGGACTTCCACGGCCTGCATCCCGACCAGTTCGCCGGGCACCTGGTCGGCTACCACGACGAGGCGGCCGTCGGCCACCTGTTCCGGGTCGCCGCCAGCCTGGAGAGCCTCGTGCTGGGCGAGGGCCAGATCCTGGGCCAGGTCCGCGAGGCGTACCGCTCGGCCGTCGACCGCAAGGCCGCCGGGCCGGTCTTCCACGCCGTCTTCCAGAACGCGCTTCGGGTCGGCAAGCTCGTCCGCGAGAAGACCGGCATGGACCAGGGGAAGCTCTCCGTCGCCAGCGTCGCCGTGGACCTCGCCCGCGAGGTCTTCGACACCTTCACCGACAAGACCGTGCTGGTGATCGGCGCCGGCAAGATGGGGGACCTCACCCTCCAGCACCTCAAGAAGCTGGAGCCGGGACGGATCCTGATCGTCAACCGGAACGCCGAACGCGCCGAGGCCGCCGCCGAACGCTGGCGGGGCCGGGCCGTGCCGTTCGACAGCCTGGGCCAGGCCCTCGTCGACGCCGATCTCGTCATCAGCACCACCGCCGCCGCCGAGCCGATCATGACCCTGGACCAGTACGTCCGCGTCCAGCGCGCCCGCCGCAACCGGCTGTCCCTGATCCTCGACATCGCCATCCCCCGCGACTTCGACCCCCGCATCGGCGACCTCGACCAGGTGACCCTCTACAACGTCGACGACCTCCGCGCCCAGGCCGAGCAGAACCTCTCGCGCCGCCGCCGGGGGGTCGACCCGGCCCTCCAGATCATCGAGCGCGAGACCGCCGCCTGCTACGCGGCCATCCGCCGCCAGCAGGACGCCGGGGTCCTCCTGCGTCAGCTCGGCGACCGGGCCGACCAGATCCGCCGCCGCGAGCTGGACCACCTCTTCGGCAACATGCCCCAGCTCTCCGACGCCGACCGCGAGGCCATCGCCCACATGGCCGCCCGGCTCCAGAACCAGTTCCTCCACCACCCCCGCGCCGCCGTCCGCACCGCCGCCGCCGAAGCCGCCTCCGCCCCCGAATCCCCCCACCCCATCCTCACCGCCGTCCGCCACCTCTTCGGCCTCACCGACTCCCAGCCCCAGGCCAGCCTCAAGAAGATTACCTGA